From Ficedula albicollis isolate OC2 chromosome 5, FicAlb1.5, whole genome shotgun sequence, one genomic window encodes:
- the LOC101813623 gene encoding uncharacterized protein LOC101813623 isoform X1 has product MLPIHEPLDLATDLHYCSNYSCKCKKPRQHAGPTSTVCGSDIVLARWNTKGFFQSQCFSDALTVYCVHDRARNELAVNFGILKLGFCGGFNGSPGPSHQSSLDQMNLKEEIVVKVVEPEENSEDMVVVPPSQEQLPYLGTSGGGSSGKVKAKTKSRSQADQNEMTEEDLLQIQQTQIQVIQSGFDSVNHNLQLLQQGMQDLSNSISIMAHTLVAIKNVYVKNNTGPTTHATASTQTIAGYLSPGSPQLSPAKDRARVQVAGSSSRSSSCSSSSTSQEPGPSEFPRPPLRTIKKEHPNGCYYFCFADV; this is encoded by the exons ATGCTGCCCATCCACGAGCCGTTAGATCTGGCCACCGATCTTCACTATTGCAGTAATTATTCTTGCAAATGCAAAAAGCCACGACAGCACGCAGGTCCAACCAGTACAGTATGTGGCAGCGATATTGTCCTAGCACGCTGGAATACCAAGGGATTCTTTCAGTCACAGTGTTTCAGCGATGCTCTTACTGTTTACTGTGTGCACGATAGAGCACGAAATGAGCTTGCAGTGAACTTTGGGATCCTAAAGCTTGGCTTCTGTGGTG GGTTTAATGGCAGTCCTGGCCCATCTCATCAATCCAGTCTTGACCAGATGAACCTCAAAGAAGAAATAGTAGTGAAGGTGGTAGAGCCGGAAGAAAACTCAGAGGACATGGTAGTGGTTCCACCTAGTCAAGAACAACTGCCTTATCTGGGGACATCAGGTGGTGGTTCCTCTGGGAAAgtaaaagccaaaacaaaaagcaggtCCCAGGCAGACCAAAATGAAATGACTGAAGAGGATCTACTGCAGATTCAGCAGACCCAAATACAGGTGATCCAGTCTGGCTTTGACAGTGTCAACCACaatcttcagctgctgcagcaaggcaTGCAAGACCTGAGTAACAGCATCAGCATCATGGCACATACACTTGTTGCTATCAAGAACGTCTATGTGAAAAACAACACTGGCCCAACCACACATGCCACTGCATCTACTCAGACCATAGCTGGGTACCTGAGCCCAGGAtccccccagctctcccctgcTAAGGACAGAGCTAGAGTACAGgtggctggaagcagcagcagaagcagcagctgcagctccagctccacgTCACAAGAACCAGGTCCTTCCGAGTTTCCTAGGCCCCCCCTGAGAACCATTAAGAAAGAACATCCAAATGGCTGCTACTACTTCTGCTTTGCAGATGTGTAA
- the LOC101813623 gene encoding uncharacterized protein LOC101813623 isoform X2 — protein MPIYGSLTTYRGFNGSPGPSHQSSLDQMNLKEEIVVKVVEPEENSEDMVVVPPSQEQLPYLGTSGGGSSGKVKAKTKSRSQADQNEMTEEDLLQIQQTQIQVIQSGFDSVNHNLQLLQQGMQDLSNSISIMAHTLVAIKNVYVKNNTGPTTHATASTQTIAGYLSPGSPQLSPAKDRARVQVAGSSSRSSSCSSSSTSQEPGPSEFPRPPLRTIKKEHPNGCYYFCFADV, from the exons ATGCCTATTTATGGTTCTCTTACCACCTATCGAG GGTTTAATGGCAGTCCTGGCCCATCTCATCAATCCAGTCTTGACCAGATGAACCTCAAAGAAGAAATAGTAGTGAAGGTGGTAGAGCCGGAAGAAAACTCAGAGGACATGGTAGTGGTTCCACCTAGTCAAGAACAACTGCCTTATCTGGGGACATCAGGTGGTGGTTCCTCTGGGAAAgtaaaagccaaaacaaaaagcaggtCCCAGGCAGACCAAAATGAAATGACTGAAGAGGATCTACTGCAGATTCAGCAGACCCAAATACAGGTGATCCAGTCTGGCTTTGACAGTGTCAACCACaatcttcagctgctgcagcaaggcaTGCAAGACCTGAGTAACAGCATCAGCATCATGGCACATACACTTGTTGCTATCAAGAACGTCTATGTGAAAAACAACACTGGCCCAACCACACATGCCACTGCATCTACTCAGACCATAGCTGGGTACCTGAGCCCAGGAtccccccagctctcccctgcTAAGGACAGAGCTAGAGTACAGgtggctggaagcagcagcagaagcagcagctgcagctccagctccacgTCACAAGAACCAGGTCCTTCCGAGTTTCCTAGGCCCCCCCTGAGAACCATTAAGAAAGAACATCCAAATGGCTGCTACTACTTCTGCTTTGCAGATGTGTAA